The Arachis ipaensis cultivar K30076 chromosome B07, Araip1.1, whole genome shotgun sequence genome includes a window with the following:
- the LOC107609486 gene encoding SH3 domain-containing protein 2, producing MEAIRKQASKLREQVARQQQAVLKQFGGGGYGGSDNMVTDEVELQQHQKLEKLYISTRAGKHYQRDIVRGVEGYIVTGSKQVEIGAKLSEDSRKYGSENNCTSGNTLSRAALSYSHAHAQMEKERGNLLKALTTQVAEPLRAMVMGAPLEDARHLAQRYDRMRQEAEAQAIEVSKRQARVRETPGNAESAMKLEAAETKLQDLKSNMTILGKEAAAALTAVEAQQQRLTLQRLIAMVEAERAYHQRVLQILDQLEGEMISERQRIEAPPTPSVDNSMAPPPSYEEVNGVYASQTHNGMTDSMGYFLGEVLFPYHAESEVELNLSIGDFIVVRKVTNNGWAEGECKGKAGWFPFDYIERRDRVLASKVAEVF from the exons ATGGAAGCTATCAGAAAACAAGCCTCCAAGCTTCGAGAACAAGTCGCTCGCCAACAGCAG GCTGTGCTGAAACAATTTGGAGGTGGGGGATATGGAGGTTCAGATAATATGGTTACTGATGAAGTAGAGCTTCAACAACATCAGAAACTTGAGAAGCTTTACATATCAACACGTGCAGGAAAG cattATCAAAGAGATATTGTCCGTGGTGTAGAAGGTTATATTGTTACTGGATCCAAGCAGGTTGAAATTG GAGCAAAGTTGTCAGAAGATAGCAGGAAATATGGATCGGAAAATAATTGCACTAGTGGTAATACGTTGTCAAGGGCTGCACTAAGTTACTCACATGCCCATGCACAAATGGAGAAGGAGCGTGGGAACTTACTGAAAGCTCTGACCACACAG GTTGCAGAGCCCCTAAGAGCAATGGTGATGGGAGCTCCGTTGGAGGATGCTAGGCATCTTGCTCAACGTTATGACAGAATGCGTCAGGAAGCTGAAGCACAG GCTATCGAAGTTTCCAAACGCCAGGCAAGAGTAAGAGAAACACCAGGAAATGCTGAAAGTGCTATGAAACTAGAAGCAGCGGAAACAAAGCTGCAAGACCTGAAGTCAAACATGACCATATTGGGTAAGGAAGCTGCTGCAGCATTGACTGCTGTTGAAGCGCAGCAACAGAGGTTAACCCTCCAGCGTCTTATAGCTATG GTTGAAGCAGAGCGTGCCTATCATCAGAGAGTACTCCAAATACTTGATCAACTTGAGGGAGAG ATGATATCAGAAAGACAACGAATTGAAGCCCCTCCTACACCTAGTGTGGATAACAGCATGGCACCACCCCCATCATATGAAGAAGTGAATGGTGTCTATGCTTCTCAGACACACAATGGCATGACAGATAGTATGGGTTACTTCTTAGGAGAG GTTTTATTTCCATATCATGCTGAGTCTGAAGTTGAACTGAATCTATCCATTGGGGATTTTATTGTTGTTCGAAAG GTTACAAACAATGGATGGGCCGAGGGTGAATGCAAAGGGAAGGCAGGTTGGTTTCCATTTGATTATATTGAAAGAAGGGATCGAGTTCTTGCAAGCAAGGTGGCTGAAGTGTTTTGA